The following are from one region of the bacterium genome:
- a CDS encoding tetratricopeptide repeat protein — MGKRLLLLVAAAAIIVSLGCEEDQEIQVWSQAQWTAEGWRLWRSADYEAAETAFGNALKVDPYYAEAHGGLGWTYMRMQNMEEAANVFEDAIMVSEQPGAKVEIKQVIYMGAAAAYEALDEYGLSAERGKYMVNKLDGQTFAFKQAVEDGAAPTITGYDLYIILALDYYGLGETGDCVWAINKMRGMVKEPADYKFKNWKETTTEIERLIGKDPS, encoded by the coding sequence ATGGGAAAAAGACTTCTGCTCTTGGTTGCGGCCGCGGCGATAATCGTGAGTTTGGGATGCGAGGAAGACCAAGAAATACAAGTCTGGTCGCAGGCCCAGTGGACGGCCGAAGGTTGGAGGCTCTGGCGTAGCGCCGATTACGAAGCGGCGGAGACGGCGTTCGGGAACGCGCTTAAAGTGGACCCGTACTACGCGGAAGCTCACGGCGGCTTGGGTTGGACCTATATGCGGATGCAAAACATGGAGGAGGCCGCCAACGTCTTCGAGGACGCCATCATGGTGAGCGAGCAACCCGGCGCTAAGGTTGAGATTAAGCAAGTGATTTACATGGGCGCGGCGGCGGCGTACGAAGCTTTAGACGAGTACGGGTTATCCGCCGAACGCGGCAAGTACATGGTTAACAAACTCGACGGCCAAACCTTCGCGTTTAAACAAGCGGTCGAAGATGGTGCGGCCCCGACGATTACCGGCTACGACTTGTACATCATACTGGCGCTCGATTATTACGGGTTGGGCGAAACCGGCGACTGCGTATGGGCGATTAATAAAATGCGCGGCATGGTCAAAGAGCCCGCCGACTACAAATTCAAGAACTGGAAAGAGACCACGACCGAGATCGAACGGTTAATCGGCAAAGACCCCTCGTAG
- a CDS encoding T9SS type A sorting domain-containing protein: MRKTILTLAVAALLVGATGATAGSLADKEDTIQYKIDSALKRGEIDYDTALMYRFMALSPTGLEQVPARYRAEYYAEDPVSGTPVYLELMNRWPYMRAEIKNKITEVCGVLFEPGPSDGGTRYRNLPGFTVYANYGGFTVYHYDSRKKDGGENFRIHWVLEGSHRILDTNDLNQNGVPDIIENYARDAEYAWKVWWAHNWFEPPPGQKREEAYLPLKDYYPGLPYPPEEDWDYGGNDRWDIYLGQFTGGVIGMTTGDPFEFTETFRDDRTPYFLEQRTYDPVGEKVTVAHESNHGVQYMYDVVESSPTAVPRWYFEATATWGQEEAYPGDRGAIGRANGFLGNTLQPIDAPTTDNGYCSVIINYFLVDWAERYWKPPEWVPRKDRWFPRDVWRALAKGDEWYTDDPTVNRESKEAMGYLIQLHRPKYQYLDGRIFKDTFEYWTTWNWFTGERDDGKHYKYGKDFIAVNPQNTWSASELPLVKFRPTAPMNHLGHGFYRFDRPPAWPQALITFAGDESNDPPSKDWGGAIYVTKNGSTWTNLKGEQGQPTLMFTPEDKGIIQIRNPGQYEAIVAIFSNVSFDGDSLPFEYSYIQASDTRPPAVASGVGVTQTNPDYIELLVGADEKIFGKAEVEVYFTSASGKKRAEIVPVTAAKGNKNFKGKFVLDIGDKGSGRLEWRAADLSGNIVSGGKDFSAGFLASGGGTVGNESASLKLPAGAVRKPTLFLIAPSEEKDAGAAVAVAAVPVGGGAPTTETVGRAYEFSPNWARLAKPLEVTLSYEGLEVTREDYLSVYRWAGSSWEDLGGTVDKRNRRVVAVTDGLGKFILGYGEKKNTTPPSGKPMSFGLFQNYPNPARDDTVFKYTLPARAEVELVVYDLSGRRVATVAKDVREAGVYEERYSLTDDGGKPLPAGVYLYRLSAGADVATKKMVIAR, from the coding sequence GTGAGGAAGACTATTTTAACGTTGGCCGTTGCGGCGTTGCTCGTCGGCGCTACGGGAGCTACGGCGGGCTCGCTGGCCGACAAGGAAGACACCATCCAATACAAAATCGACTCGGCGTTGAAGCGGGGCGAGATCGATTACGATACGGCTTTGATGTATCGGTTTATGGCGCTCTCGCCGACCGGCCTGGAGCAAGTGCCGGCGCGATACCGCGCCGAGTACTACGCGGAAGACCCCGTGAGCGGTACGCCGGTATACCTCGAGCTTATGAACCGCTGGCCTTACATGAGGGCCGAGATTAAAAATAAGATTACCGAGGTATGCGGCGTTTTGTTTGAGCCGGGGCCGAGCGACGGCGGGACCAGGTACCGGAACCTACCGGGCTTCACCGTCTACGCCAACTACGGCGGCTTCACCGTCTACCACTACGACTCGCGGAAGAAGGACGGCGGCGAGAACTTCCGCATCCACTGGGTATTGGAAGGGTCCCACCGCATCCTCGACACGAACGATTTAAACCAGAACGGCGTGCCGGACATAATCGAGAATTACGCCCGCGACGCGGAATATGCCTGGAAAGTTTGGTGGGCGCATAATTGGTTCGAGCCGCCCCCCGGCCAAAAACGCGAAGAAGCGTATTTGCCGCTCAAAGACTATTATCCCGGACTCCCGTACCCGCCCGAAGAGGATTGGGATTACGGCGGCAACGACCGCTGGGATATCTACCTGGGCCAGTTCACGGGCGGCGTAATCGGTATGACGACCGGCGACCCGTTTGAATTCACCGAGACCTTCCGCGACGACCGCACGCCGTACTTCTTGGAGCAACGCACGTACGACCCGGTGGGAGAAAAGGTTACCGTTGCCCACGAGTCGAATCACGGCGTCCAGTACATGTACGACGTGGTGGAATCTTCGCCGACGGCGGTACCGCGGTGGTATTTCGAAGCTACGGCGACCTGGGGCCAGGAGGAAGCTTACCCCGGCGACCGGGGCGCTATAGGCCGCGCCAACGGCTTCCTGGGTAATACGTTGCAACCTATCGACGCTCCTACAACCGATAACGGTTACTGCTCGGTGATTATCAACTACTTCCTCGTCGACTGGGCCGAGCGCTACTGGAAGCCGCCGGAGTGGGTCCCTCGCAAGGACCGGTGGTTCCCGCGCGACGTTTGGCGCGCTTTGGCCAAGGGCGACGAGTGGTACACCGACGACCCCACCGTCAACCGCGAAAGCAAAGAGGCGATGGGGTACCTGATCCAACTCCACCGTCCGAAATACCAGTACCTCGACGGCCGCATATTCAAGGATACGTTCGAATATTGGACGACTTGGAACTGGTTTACCGGCGAACGCGACGACGGCAAACACTATAAATACGGGAAGGACTTCATTGCGGTTAACCCGCAGAATACGTGGAGCGCTAGCGAGTTGCCGCTGGTGAAGTTTAGGCCGACGGCACCTATGAATCACCTGGGCCACGGCTTCTACCGGTTCGATAGACCGCCCGCTTGGCCGCAAGCCCTGATCACTTTCGCCGGCGACGAGAGCAACGACCCGCCAAGCAAAGACTGGGGCGGCGCCATCTACGTTACGAAGAACGGCTCGACCTGGACCAACCTGAAAGGCGAACAGGGCCAACCGACGTTGATGTTTACGCCGGAAGATAAAGGGATAATCCAGATCCGCAATCCCGGCCAGTACGAGGCCATCGTCGCGATATTCAGCAACGTTTCTTTCGACGGTGACTCTCTGCCGTTCGAATATTCTTACATCCAGGCTAGCGATACCCGGCCGCCGGCGGTGGCGTCCGGCGTCGGCGTAACGCAGACCAACCCCGACTACATCGAGTTGCTGGTCGGTGCCGACGAGAAAATCTTCGGTAAAGCTGAGGTAGAGGTTTATTTCACGTCGGCGAGCGGCAAGAAACGCGCGGAGATCGTGCCGGTAACCGCGGCCAAGGGAAATAAAAACTTCAAGGGCAAGTTCGTCCTCGATATAGGCGATAAGGGTAGCGGCCGGCTGGAATGGCGCGCCGCGGACCTGAGCGGTAATATCGTCTCGGGCGGTAAAGACTTCAGCGCCGGTTTCCTGGCGTCAGGAGGCGGTACCGTCGGCAACGAGAGCGCGTCGCTCAAACTCCCCGCCGGCGCCGTACGCAAACCGACGTTGTTCTTAATCGCCCCGAGCGAAGAGAAAGACGCCGGGGCGGCGGTAGCCGTTGCGGCCGTCCCCGTTGGCGGCGGGGCGCCGACGACCGAGACCGTTGGGCGGGCGTACGAGTTCAGCCCGAATTGGGCGCGGCTGGCGAAGCCGCTCGAGGTGACGCTGTCGTACGAAGGCCTGGAAGTCACGCGCGAGGACTATCTCTCCGTCTACCGTTGGGCCGGCTCGAGCTGGGAAGACCTGGGCGGTACGGTCGACAAGCGCAACCGCCGCGTGGTGGCGGTGACGGACGGCCTCGGCAAGTTCATCCTGGGATACGGCGAGAAGAAGAACACGACGCCGCCCTCGGGCAAACCGATGTCTTTCGGCCTGTTCCAGAACTACCCGAACCCGGCGCGGGACGATACGGTCTTCAAGTACACGCTGCCGGCTCGCGCGGAAGTGGAGCTGGTGGTGTACGACCTGAGCGGCCGCCGCGTCGCGACGGTAGCGAAGGACGTCCGGGAGGCCGGCGTATACGAGGAGCGGTACAGCCTGACGGACGACGGCGGGAAGCCGCTGCCGGCGGGCGTATACCTGTACCGCCTGAGTGCCGGCGCCGACGTCGCGACCAAGAAGATGGTAATAGCTCGCTAA